A window of the Henckelia pumila isolate YLH828 chromosome 3, ASM3356847v2, whole genome shotgun sequence genome harbors these coding sequences:
- the LOC140891914 gene encoding putative serine/threonine-protein kinase, which yields MKQLVSSFWECFHPSPLLVMNCNGDDGEEEEEEGHGRIQTIQSPNLRVFSYNELKAATQGFKNKIGQGGFGSVYKGRLIGDKFVAVKVLAVEVESMRGEREFVSEIAALSDLRHENLVTLKGCCVDGAQRLLVYDYMENNSLHHTFLGSEKNRVKFTWELRKRVTLGTAEGLHYLHEELNPHIVHRDIKASNILLDKNFTPKLADFGLAKLFRDDISHISTRVAGTLGYLSPEYAHSGRLTRKSDVYSFGVLLLEIVSGHPVMNYHLQHGEQYLVDKAWELYNAKNLVELVDSVLNRDFPETEAVQFLKVGLLCVQETTRHRPAMSTAIKMLKNEIDAEIVAISRPGRIADLMDVKIQQKHLAHSSSSSPASISTGSFPAG from the exons ATGAAACAGCTCGTTTCCTCCTTTTGGGAATGCTTTCATCCCTCCCCTCTTTTGGTAATGAACTGTAATGGCGATGATggcgaagaagaagaagaagaaggacaCGGTCGGATTCAAACAATCCAAAGCCCCAATCTTCGTGTGTTTTCTTACAATGAACTCAAAGCTGCCACCCAGGGATTCAAGAACAAGATTGGTCAAGGTGGTTTCGGTTCTGTTTACAAG GGGAGGCTTATAGGTGACAAGTTCGTGGCAGTTAAGGTTTTGGCAGTGGAAGTAGAATCAATGCGTGGGGAGAGGGAGTTTGTGTCTGAGATTGCTGCATTGTCTGATTTAAGACATGAGAATCTCGTTACTCTCAAAGGGTGTTGTGTAGACGGGGCTCAAAGGCTTCTGGTGTATGATTATATGGAAAATAACAGCCTCCACCATACGTTTTTGG GGAGTGAGAAGAACAGGGTGAAATTTACATGGGAATTGAGGAAACGTGTTACCTTAGGTACTGCGGAAGGACTACATTACCTGCATGAAGAACTCAATCCTCATATCGTGCATCGGGATATCAAGGCGAGTAATATCCTTCTGGATAAGAATTTCACACCAAAACTCGCGGATTTTGGCTTGGCTAAGCTGTTTAGGGACGACATATCGCACATTAGTACTCGTGTGGCTGGCACATT AGGGTATCTATCACCAGAATATGCCCACAGCGGTCGTCTTACCCGAAAATCAGACGTTTACAGCTTCGGAGTACTGCTGCTTGAAATTGTCAGTGGCCATCCTGTTATGAATTACCACCTGCAACATGGGGAGCAGTATCTAGTAGACAAG GCATGGGAACTGTATAATGCCAAGAACCTTGTAGAGCTGGTGGATTCAGTATTAAACAGAGATTTCCCTGAAACAGAAGCGGTGCAGTTTTTGAAAGTTGGGTTGCTTTGTGTGCAAGAGACCACCAGGCACAGGCCTGCCATGTCCACTGCTATCAAGATGTTGAAAAATGAGATTGATGCCGAAATCGTCGCGATATCACGGCCTGGGCGCATAGCTGATCTTATGGATGTTAAGATACAGCAGAAGCATTTGGcacattcttcttcttcttcaccgGCATCCATCAGTACAGGGAGTTTTCCGGCAGGATGA